CCCGGCTCGAACGGCCATTCCTCGCCGGCGGCGGCCGACTTCTTACCTGTGATCCGGTACACGTCGTCGCCGAGGCGCGCGGCCGTCACGGGGCGCCACGATTTTCCGCCGCGCGTCGTCACGCTGATGTAGATCGTCGTCTCGCCGCTCATGGCCATCGTCTCCCCGTCACCCGCTCCCCACGGCCCCCCGCTCACCTGGCACCGGCGCGAGCGCTCAGTCGTCACGATGCACGGTCTGCGGCGAGAAGGCCGGGAGGCAGACGGCGACGTAGTGAGCCCCCTCCGGGCCGGGGGTGCCGTACCTGACCCACTCCCCGGCGGGCGCGTGCACGGCCTCACCCGCCCGGACCTCGAGGACCCCCGCGGCCGTCTCGACGCGCAGGAGGCCGGAGAGGACGACCGTATACTCGTCGAACTCCGGCCGCTGTCCCGGCTCCTGCCACCCCGGAGGGCTCGTCATCCGGGCGATGCTCACCGCGCCGGTGCGGTCGTTCACGCGCCCGACGAACTCCTCGATCTTCTTGGGGAGCGTCCCCGCCGCTTCGACAATCGTGGGCGTCCCTATCCATCTCGCCATCTCGATCGCTCCGTCACGCCTTCCGCCCGATTCCCTGCCGATCTTCTACGCCTCCCCGTCCCAGTAGTCCACGCCGTCCTTCACGCGCGTGAAGTGCCGGATCGAATCCTCATCGGGGGTCCGCCCCCCCGACGTCCCCGCGAGCATCCCGAGCTTTCCGGAGTCCGGGTACTCGACGACCTCGGGAAGCCGCATCGTGCTGACCGCGAGGTACCTCAGGGGCGCGTTCGAGTCGTTCACAATCTGGTGCGCCGACTCGCGCCCGGGCGGAAGGGAGATGAAGTCTCCCTTCGCGATCCGGTGCGTCTCCCCCGCGATGCGGACCGTCCCCTCCCCTTCCAGCACGAAGAACA
This portion of the Acidobacteriota bacterium genome encodes:
- a CDS encoding cupin domain-containing protein, producing the protein MARWIGTPTIVEAAGTLPKKIEEFVGRVNDRTGAVSIARMTSPPGWQEPGQRPEFDEYTVVLSGLLRVETAAGVLEVRAGEAVHAPAGEWVRYGTPGPEGAHYVAVCLPAFSPQTVHRDD
- a CDS encoding cupin domain-containing protein, which encodes MRMASRIVNERDVPVVKRSHGDGFECELAPVGMHLHSKMLGFNVTTVSPGKRAFPYHAHRGNEEMFFVLEGEGTVRIAGETHRIAKGDFISLPPGRESAHQIVNDSNAPLRYLAVSTMRLPEVVEYPDSGKLGMLAGTSGGRTPDEDSIRHFTRVKDGVDYWDGEA